The segment GGGGCGACGCCGCGCTCCGCGTACAGGGCGAGCAACGCCCGTGCGGCGACGGCGAATTCGGCACCGGCGTCGAGGGCGACGGGCGCCAGGTCGAGGTACACCCCGTCGAGGGCCCGGCCGAGTTCGGCCGCCGGGACCCCGTGGCGGCCGACGGTGAGCCAGAGGGAGGTGGTGCCGTTCTCCAGGTCGGCCAGCGCCGCCTCGTTGACGCGTACGGGGTCACTGCCCGCGATCCGCTGGCGCACGTCCCAGCCGGAGGCGCTGGTGCCGTCCGGGGTGCCGCCGCGGACGAAGGGCGCGAAGCCGGGGAAGCCGGTGGTGTGGGCCTTCGCGTCCGCGCCGGGGCGTGCCGTGTACAGCGGGCGGGTGGTGAGCCCGTCCTCGAGCGTCGTGGACAGCGCTGCTTCCGCTGCCTCGCCGGATACTTCCTTGCCCGACTTGCGCAGTACGCCTTCGACGAGGCGTTGCCACTGCTCATGTGTCGCGTCAGGAAACTCGGCGGCCAGGGAGAGCCCGTCGTCAGGCAGGACCGTCATGGCCCGAATGCTAGGCGTGGCTACTCGGCGGTTACCAGAACCAACGGATGTGATCTCCCCCTCCCAGATGAGCCCGTGCCCTGGCCGGGCGGTGGGTGGGGTTGGGGTGCGGTTGCCCTGGCCGGGCGGGGTGGGGGCGGGGTCGGGGGTGGCCGGGGTCGGTGCCGGGGTGGGGTGTCGTCCGGGGCGGGCTTCGATGTTCGGCGCTCCGAGCCGGATCACTGCTGTCGGTCGGTACAGGGCGCCGAAGTCATCTCGTTTTAGCCCCGGACGACACCCCACCCCGTCCCCGCCCCCGACCGGGCACGTCCAGATCTGCGGCTACCGTCACGGCCAACCTTGCGGGCCGGGGATGTCTGGTTCTTCGGCTTTCGCCGCGCGAATTGGCTGCGGTGTGGCGCGGGTCTGGGGCGGAGCCCCAGGGAACGGGGACCCAGCCCCCGTGGCCGGGCCGCCGCACGAAAGACGCGTGGCTACGGCGTTGCGGCCCTATGAAATCCAGCCAGGGGTTTTCGGCCGCCTGGGAGACGAAGCCCCAGGTCAGCGAGGGTTCGGTAGCCCATGACGACCCCAACGGCAGGGGTTGACCCGGACCTGCCCCGCTGACAGGCTCCGAGCCATGACCGCGAACGAGCAGCACCTCGCCCCGCGGCTCCACACCCCCGGCCCCTGTACCGCGCCGGGCCGGTGTCCGGGCCGCTGTCCGGTCCCCTGCGGGGCCTGACCCCCGAAGGTAGGCCGGCCCGCCGGATGAGCGGGCGCACCGCCCGGCCCGGGCGCCCCCTGGGACCGTAGGCCCGGACCCCGCAGACCGGCGGCCGGGACCCGGCGGTCCCGTACCCCGCTGCGTCAGTCGGACCAACCTGCGGCCACCGCCCCCGGCGATCCCGGGACCGGTCAGCCGCGGGCCCGTCCCGTCGGGCGGTCCGGTGCGCTGCCGCCTCACACCCCGCCGCCCCCGGCGGAGCCCTCCACGTACGGCCCCGGTCCCGGCAGAGCCCTCTCGGCTCGGTCGCCCCGGGCGGAGCTCTTCACGCATGCCCCGCCGCCCGGCGGAGCCACCTCACGCCCGCAGGCCGGCGCAGCCATCGTCACGGCCCGCCGCAGGGTGCAGCCCCGCTCACGTATGCCCCGCCACACCGGCGGAGCCATCCTCACGCCCCGCCGCCCGGCGGAGCCTCGTCGTGTCCCAGGAGAACCCATGACCACCGCCACCGCCCTCACCGTCACCCGCCTCGGCGGCCGCATAGGCGCCGAGATCGGCGGCGTCCGCCTCGGCGGGGACCTCGGCCCCGCCACCGTCGCGGAGATCCGCGCCGCCCTCCTCGCCCACAAGGTCGTCTTCTTCCGCGGCCAGGAGCACCTCGACGAGGCCGGCCACGAGGCCTTCGCCCGGCTGCTCGGGACGCCCGTCGCGCACCCCACCGTCCCCTCCGCCGACGGCCGCTACGCCCTCGGCATCGACTCCCACCACGGCGCCCGCGCCAACCAGTGGCACACCGACGTCACCTTCGTCCCCGCCTACCCCGCCTTCTCCATCCTCCGCGCCGTCACCATCCCCCCGTACGGCGGCAACACCCTCTGGGCCAACACCGCCACCGCCTACGCCCACCTCCCCGCCCCGCTCCGCGCCCTCGCCGACGGACTGCGCGCCCTTCACTCCAACGAGTACGACTACGCCGCCCTCAAGCCGGACGCCCTCCCCGAGGCCCTTGCCCAGTACCGCGAGGTGTTCACCTCCACCAGCTTCCTCACCGAGCACCCCGTGGTCCGCGTCCACCCCGAGACCGGCGAACGCACCCTGCTCCTCGGCAACTTCGTCCAGCGCATCGCCGGGCTGACCGGCCGGGACTCGCGCGCGCTCCTCGACCTCTTCCAGGCCCACATCGAGAGCCCCGAGAACACGGTGCGCTGGCAGTGGCGGGCCGGTGACGTCGCGATCTGGGACAACCGGGCCACCCAGCACTACGGCGTCGACGACTCCGACGACCACGAGCGCACCCTGCGCCGCGTCACCGTCGACGGCGAGGTCCCCGTGGGCCCCGACGGCGTGCCCTCCCGGCTGATCAGCCCGGACACCGTCCCGGACCCCGCCTTCGGCATCGCATCCGGCGCCTCCGCCTCCGCCTGATCCGTCAACGAGGAGCCCCCGTGCCCAAGCTGCTCGCCCTCACCGGCAGCCCCTCCGCCCACTCCCGTACCGTCGTCGTCGCCGAGCACGTGCTGCGCCGCCTCGACCACGCCGGGTTCGACACCGCCCACCTGGACGTACGCCTGCTCCCCGCCGCCGACCTGCTGTCGGCCCGCCGCGGCGAGCCGGAGATCCGCCGTGCCCTGGAGGCCGTCGCCGAAGCCGACGGCCTGGTCATCGCGACCCCGGTCTACAAGGCCTCGTACACCGGACTGCTCAAGGCCTTCCTCGACCTGCTCCCGCAGGACGGCCTCGCCGGAAAGACGATCCTGCCCCTCGTCACCGGCGGCAG is part of the Streptomyces katrae genome and harbors:
- a CDS encoding TauD/TfdA dioxygenase family protein, whose translation is MTTATALTVTRLGGRIGAEIGGVRLGGDLGPATVAEIRAALLAHKVVFFRGQEHLDEAGHEAFARLLGTPVAHPTVPSADGRYALGIDSHHGARANQWHTDVTFVPAYPAFSILRAVTIPPYGGNTLWANTATAYAHLPAPLRALADGLRALHSNEYDYAALKPDALPEALAQYREVFTSTSFLTEHPVVRVHPETGERTLLLGNFVQRIAGLTGRDSRALLDLFQAHIESPENTVRWQWRAGDVAIWDNRATQHYGVDDSDDHERTLRRVTVDGEVPVGPDGVPSRLISPDTVPDPAFGIASGASASA
- the ssuE gene encoding NADPH-dependent FMN reductase → MPKLLALTGSPSAHSRTVVVAEHVLRRLDHAGFDTAHLDVRLLPAADLLSARRGEPEIRRALEAVAEADGLVIATPVYKASYTGLLKAFLDLLPQDGLAGKTILPLVTGGSLAHVLAIDYALRPVLAALGARHVTAGRFVLDSSVERGAGPDRLRPEAELDLYQAVDEFADALRATAPNLAATP